From the genome of Deinococcus aerius, one region includes:
- a CDS encoding DUF4383 domain-containing protein, producing the protein MVRTFARVAGIIYLLVGILGFFPALLSPPMGPDLAVDAFHGRLLGLFPVNLTHNIVHLAIGAWGLASAGSFSGAVSFARGLAVLYVILAIMGLIPGLNTMFGLAPLHGNDIWLHAGTALIAAYFGWGAARDDATLSR; encoded by the coding sequence ATGGTACGGACGTTCGCGCGGGTCGCAGGCATCATCTACCTTCTTGTCGGGATTCTGGGTTTCTTTCCCGCGCTCCTTTCGCCCCCCATGGGTCCTGACCTGGCGGTGGACGCCTTCCATGGCCGCCTCCTGGGGCTGTTCCCAGTCAACCTGACCCACAACATCGTCCACCTCGCCATCGGCGCGTGGGGCCTGGCGAGCGCGGGCTCGTTCAGCGGTGCCGTCAGCTTTGCCCGGGGTTTGGCTGTCCTGTACGTCATCCTCGCCATCATGGGCCTGATCCCCGGCCTGAACACCATGTTCGGCCTGGCCCCGCTGCACGGCAACGACATCTGGCTGCACGCGGGCACGGCCCTGATCGCCGCCTACTTCGGCTGGGGCGCGGCGCGGGACGACGCTACCCTCTCGCGCTGA
- a CDS encoding amidase family protein, with protein sequence MPIATPDPILDLDAASLSAATRRGDLTAGEVTRTYLSRLRALNPRLRAVITVNEGAEAEAERLDALPAERRGPLHGLPILIKDNIDVAGLPTTAGSLLMTRHIPERDAPLVARLRAAGAVILGKANLTEWANFMTLGMPNGYSGAGSQTVNPWGEGLDTGGSSSGSGVAVVARMCVAAVGTETSGSILSPAQQNGVIGLKPTVGLIPRTGVVPISHSQDTAGPITRSVRDAALLLGVMAGPDDADEASRLIPVPDLTLQAGALEGSVIGVLRDPPGGGPVDEAERASLSRAEAALIEAGATLQDVTLESAPELSGWRLEVLVYEFKHDLNAYLSGVRDGPRSLAEVIEANDADPERLQRYGQTLLYAAQGTRGDLSERAYHEARARDLDHTRTRGLDPLFALGLDALLWPGLHGYAVGAKAGYPSVTVPTGLHDGTPTGVLLTGPAGSDGRLLSLAADLNLRLGGVQFPPDAPA encoded by the coding sequence GTGCCCATCGCCACGCCCGACCCCATCCTGGACCTCGACGCCGCTTCTCTCAGCGCCGCCACCCGCCGGGGTGACCTGACCGCGGGGGAGGTGACGCGGACCTACCTCTCGCGTCTGCGCGCCCTCAACCCCCGGCTGCGGGCCGTCATCACCGTGAACGAGGGGGCGGAGGCCGAGGCCGAGCGGCTCGACGCCCTCCCCGCCGAGCGGCGCGGTCCGCTGCACGGCCTGCCCATCCTGATCAAGGACAACATTGACGTGGCGGGGCTTCCCACCACCGCCGGAAGCCTGCTGATGACCCGGCACATCCCGGAGCGGGACGCGCCCCTCGTCGCGCGGCTGCGGGCCGCCGGGGCCGTGATCCTGGGCAAAGCCAACCTCACCGAGTGGGCCAACTTCATGACGCTGGGAATGCCCAACGGCTACTCCGGGGCGGGCAGCCAGACCGTGAACCCCTGGGGCGAGGGGCTGGACACGGGCGGGTCGTCGAGCGGGAGCGGGGTGGCGGTCGTGGCCCGCATGTGTGTGGCGGCGGTCGGCACCGAGACGAGCGGGAGCATCCTCAGCCCGGCGCAGCAAAACGGCGTCATCGGCCTCAAGCCCACGGTTGGCCTGATTCCGCGTACGGGGGTGGTGCCCATCAGCCACAGCCAGGACACCGCCGGGCCGATCACCCGCTCGGTGCGCGACGCCGCCCTCCTCCTGGGCGTGATGGCCGGGCCGGACGACGCGGACGAGGCGAGCCGCCTCATTCCCGTCCCGGACCTGACCCTGCAAGCAGGGGCGCTGGAGGGCAGCGTGATCGGCGTGCTGCGTGACCCGCCCGGGGGCGGCCCGGTGGATGAGGCCGAACGCGCCTCCCTCTCCCGCGCCGAGGCCGCGCTGATCGAGGCCGGGGCGACCCTCCAGGACGTGACGCTGGAGAGCGCTCCCGAGCTGAGCGGCTGGCGGCTGGAAGTCCTCGTGTACGAGTTCAAGCATGACCTGAACGCCTACCTCTCGGGGGTGCGGGATGGCCCCCGCAGCCTGGCCGAGGTCATCGAGGCGAACGACGCCGATCCCGAGCGGCTCCAGCGGTATGGGCAGACGCTGCTGTACGCCGCCCAGGGCACCCGTGGGGATTTAAGTGAGCGCGCCTACCACGAGGCCCGCGCCCGCGACCTCGACCACACGCGCACGCGGGGCCTCGATCCCCTCTTCGCCCTGGGCCTGGACGCGCTGCTGTGGCCCGGGCTGCACGGCTACGCGGTGGGCGCCAAGGCCGGGTATCCCAGCGTCACCGTGCCGACCGGACTGCACGACGGCACCCCGACTGGCGTGCTGCTCACCGGACCGGCAGGAAGTGATGGCCGCCTGCTCTCGCTCGCCGCCGACCTGAACCTGCGGCTCGGCGGGGTGCAGTTCCCGCCCGATGCCCCGGCTTGA
- a CDS encoding GMC family oxidoreductase yields MDAEAARAGQETFDYVVVGAGSGGCVVAARLSGAGARVLLLEAGGPDEMREIHIPAAFPKLFRSPLDWNYETEPQEHLNGRRLYWPRGKMLGGSSSINAMIYIRGHRADYDGWAAQGNRGWSYEDVLPYFRRAEDFEDGANEYHGAGGPLHVENRRYTHEICDAITRGFEALGYPRNDDFNGPEQEGVGRYHVTQKGGARHSTATAYLRPALARGGPGHLEARTGALVTRVQIDDGRATGVTYRDEPGEHEVRASRGVVLAAGAITSPHLLMLSGVGERAMLEAAGVEVVHELPGVGQNLQDHLFVPVVYDTETASLKDALSETQMSLYLTEGRGMLCSNVGETGGFMRTDPALEAPDLQFHNGAALFVDHGFLELDGHHYTLLPSLIAPRSRGQIRLASADPGDRPLIEPNYLSDPRDMDVLVAGVELARRVGDTPALAPYRLTEVMPGEAVTDRAGLEAYIREQAMTIYHPVGTCKMGHDELAVVDDELRVRGLEGLWVADASVMPVIPRGNTNAPTIMIGEKAADLILGRPAPERQLVEATA; encoded by the coding sequence ATGGACGCAGAAGCGGCGCGGGCGGGGCAGGAGACGTTCGACTACGTGGTGGTGGGTGCCGGGTCGGGGGGCTGCGTGGTGGCGGCCCGGCTGTCGGGGGCGGGGGCGCGGGTGCTGCTGCTGGAGGCGGGCGGGCCCGACGAGATGCGGGAGATTCACATCCCGGCGGCCTTTCCCAAGCTCTTCCGCTCGCCGCTCGACTGGAACTACGAGACCGAGCCCCAGGAACACCTGAACGGGCGGCGGCTGTACTGGCCGCGGGGCAAGATGCTGGGCGGGTCCAGCAGCATCAACGCGATGATCTACATTCGCGGCCACCGGGCGGACTACGACGGCTGGGCGGCCCAGGGCAACCGGGGCTGGAGCTACGAGGACGTGCTGCCCTACTTCCGGCGCGCCGAGGACTTCGAGGATGGGGCGAACGAGTACCACGGCGCGGGCGGACCGCTGCACGTGGAGAACCGCCGCTACACCCACGAGATCTGCGACGCGATCACCCGCGGCTTCGAGGCGCTGGGCTATCCGCGCAACGACGACTTCAACGGTCCCGAGCAGGAGGGGGTGGGCCGCTACCACGTCACCCAGAAGGGCGGCGCGCGGCACTCCACGGCCACGGCCTACCTGCGCCCGGCCCTGGCCCGCGGCGGTCCCGGCCACCTGGAGGCCCGCACGGGGGCGCTCGTCACCCGGGTGCAGATCGACGACGGGCGGGCGACGGGCGTGACCTACCGCGACGAGCCGGGCGAGCATGAGGTCCGGGCGAGCCGCGGCGTCGTGCTCGCCGCCGGGGCGATCACCAGCCCGCACCTGCTGATGCTCTCCGGGGTGGGCGAGCGGGCCATGCTGGAGGCGGCGGGCGTGGAGGTCGTGCACGAGTTGCCGGGGGTCGGCCAGAACCTGCAAGACCACCTCTTCGTCCCGGTGGTGTACGACACCGAAACCGCCAGCCTGAAAGACGCCCTGAGCGAGACCCAGATGAGCCTCTACCTGACCGAGGGGCGCGGGATGCTGTGCAGCAACGTGGGCGAGACGGGCGGCTTCATGCGGACCGACCCGGCCCTGGAGGCGCCCGACCTCCAGTTCCACAACGGCGCGGCCCTGTTCGTGGACCACGGCTTCCTGGAACTCGACGGCCACCACTACACCCTGCTGCCCTCGCTGATCGCGCCGCGCAGCCGGGGTCAGATTCGCCTCGCCAGTGCCGACCCGGGGGACCGCCCCCTGATCGAGCCGAACTACCTCTCCGACCCGCGCGATATGGACGTGCTCGTCGCCGGGGTGGAACTCGCCCGCCGGGTGGGGGACACGCCCGCGCTGGCCCCCTACCGCCTGACCGAGGTGATGCCCGGCGAGGCGGTGACGGACCGCGCGGGATTGGAGGCCTACATCCGCGAGCAGGCCATGACGATCTACCATCCGGTCGGCACCTGCAAGATGGGCCACGACGAGCTGGCGGTCGTGGACGACGAACTGCGGGTGCGCGGCCTGGAAGGGCTGTGGGTCGCCGACGCGAGCGTGATGCCCGTCATCCCCCGCGGCAACACCAACGCGCCCACCATCATGATCGGTGAGAAGGCCGCCGACCTGATCCTGGGCCGCCCGGCGCCCGAGCGGCAGCTGGTGGAAGCCACGGCCTGA
- a CDS encoding VIT family protein, with product MSSPLPPQATPTPAPPHDHTFVLQKVQPALLGLMDGSVSTLAPIFAAAGLTGKPIDAFFVGLAASLGAGISMGLAEALSDDGKVSGRGTPVARGVITGLATILGGMLHTLPFLLPDLRAALTLAYVVVLAELVVIALIRWKYMRSPLGQTIFQVIVGGAVVFGVGVWLGRLGASG from the coding sequence ATGTCCTCCCCCCTTCCCCCGCAGGCCACACCCACGCCTGCCCCGCCGCATGACCACACCTTCGTCCTCCAGAAGGTCCAGCCCGCGCTGCTGGGCCTGATGGACGGCAGTGTGAGCACCCTGGCGCCGATCTTCGCGGCGGCGGGGCTGACGGGCAAGCCCATCGACGCCTTTTTCGTAGGGCTGGCCGCCAGTCTGGGGGCGGGCATCAGCATGGGGCTGGCCGAGGCGCTCTCGGACGACGGCAAGGTGAGCGGGCGCGGCACGCCGGTGGCTCGCGGCGTGATCACCGGGCTCGCCACCATCCTGGGCGGGATGCTGCACACCCTGCCCTTCCTGCTGCCCGACCTGCGCGCGGCCCTCACCCTGGCCTACGTGGTCGTGCTCGCCGAGTTGGTCGTCATCGCCCTGATCCGCTGGAAGTACATGCGGAGTCCGCTGGGACAGACCATCTTCCAGGTCATCGTGGGCGGTGCGGTCGTGTTCGGCGTGGGGGTGTGGCTGGGCCGCCTCGGCGCGAGTGGGTGA
- the metH gene encoding methionine synthase, giving the protein MAADTQDIRAHARERILVLDGAWGTMLQRAGLTEGDFRWPGADPLRMYRGNFDLLQLTRPDVIRDVHRAYFEAGADIASTNTFNSTAISQADYGTEHLVRAMNEAGARLAREVADEFTARDGRPRWVAGSVGPTNRTATLSPDVERPDFRNVTFDGLVAAYIEQVGGLIVGGADLILIETVFDTLNAKAALFACEEAFVQAGKTLPIMLSGTITDASGRTLSGQTPEAFVVSTEHANLFSVGLNCALGADLLRPHLRAMAANTETLVSVHPNAGLPNAFGEYDETPEHTASVLRSFAEEGLVNIVGGCCGTTPEHIRAIKAATEGLPPRTAPKLPPYLRLSGLEAFTVTPETNFVNVGERTNVTGSPKFAKAILAGDFDAGLKIARQQVQNGAQLVDVNFDEGMLDGEAAMVRFLNLLAGEPDISRVPLMLDSSRWEILEAGLKRVQGKAVVNSISLKDGEEKFLERARLLRRYGAAAVVMAFDEQGQADNLERRIEICSRAYKLLTEQAAFPPQDIIFDPNVLTVATGIEEHDRYALDFIEATRWIKQNLPGALVSGGISNVSFAFRGNNHVREAMHAVFLYHAIKAGLDMGIVNAGMLAVYEDIEPELREAVEDVILARRPDATERLVQLAESYKDVKREATAQSAWREQPVAERLKHALVAGITDYVVEDAEEAYQLLGSPLAVIEGPLMDGMNVVGDLFGAGKMFLPQVVKSARVMKRAVAHLTPYLEAQQTGQGGKGKVLLATVKGDVHDIGKNIVGVVLACNGYQVTDLGVMVPTEKILDTARELGADVIGLSGLITPSLDEMVNVAREMTRRGLDTPLLIGGATTSRAHTAVKIDPAYDGTVVHVADASRAVGVVGDLLSQPDAVRERVRNEYEALRERHGERKVRLISLPEARARAPRLSPARPPAPREPGRQVIEQPIAELLDYIDWTPFFIAWEMKGIYPNILTDPLRGAEARKLFDDAQALLRRIVDEGLLRARGVIGLWPARREGDDIVVGAEDHADPLNHQTHELAAGRAHLSPMARLHTLRQQRDQATPNTALADFVGLKGDHIGAFAVAIHGAEELSREFERQHDDYGAILVKAVADRLAEAFAEKLHRDVRVRHWGYAEGETLGNEDLIRERYAGIRPAPGYPAQPDHTEKRTLFGLLGAEDIGLSLTESCAMFPAAAVSGLYFAHPEAHYFAVGRIGRDQVEDYAGRKGWTVEEAERWLGPILAYDPGKLPPPPPQSTAHSSQPAAGGGQ; this is encoded by the coding sequence ATGGCGGCAGACACACAGGACATTCGCGCCCACGCGCGGGAACGAATTCTGGTCCTCGACGGGGCCTGGGGCACCATGCTCCAGCGGGCCGGGCTGACCGAGGGCGACTTCCGCTGGCCCGGGGCCGACCCCCTGCGGATGTACCGGGGCAACTTCGACCTGCTACAACTGACCCGGCCCGACGTGATCCGGGACGTTCACCGCGCCTACTTCGAGGCGGGGGCGGACATCGCCAGCACGAACACCTTCAACTCGACGGCGATCAGCCAGGCCGACTACGGCACCGAACATCTCGTCCGCGCGATGAACGAGGCGGGGGCGCGGCTGGCCCGCGAGGTCGCCGACGAATTCACCGCCCGCGACGGTCGGCCCCGCTGGGTCGCCGGGTCGGTCGGGCCGACGAACCGCACGGCCACCCTCTCCCCCGACGTGGAGCGGCCCGACTTCCGCAACGTGACCTTCGATGGTCTGGTCGCTGCTTATATCGAGCAGGTGGGGGGGCTGATCGTGGGGGGCGCCGACCTGATTCTTATTGAAACCGTGTTCGACACGCTGAATGCGAAGGCGGCCCTGTTTGCGTGTGAGGAGGCGTTCGTTCAGGCCGGGAAGACGCTCCCCATCATGCTTTCCGGCACGATTACGGACGCTTCGGGGCGCACGCTGAGCGGGCAGACGCCGGAAGCGTTTGTCGTGAGTACCGAGCACGCCAACCTCTTCAGCGTGGGGCTCAACTGCGCGCTCGGCGCCGACCTGCTGCGGCCCCACCTGCGGGCGATGGCGGCGAACACGGAAACGCTCGTCAGCGTCCACCCCAATGCGGGCCTGCCCAACGCGTTCGGCGAGTACGACGAGACGCCGGAGCATACCGCCTCTGTCCTGCGCTCCTTCGCCGAGGAGGGGCTGGTCAACATCGTGGGCGGCTGCTGCGGCACCACGCCGGAGCATATCCGGGCGATCAAGGCGGCTACCGAAGGTCTTCCTCCCCGAACCGCCCCCAAGCTCCCCCCCTACCTGCGCCTGAGCGGCCTGGAGGCCTTCACCGTTACCCCCGAGACCAACTTCGTGAACGTGGGCGAGCGGACGAACGTGACGGGCAGCCCGAAATTTGCGAAAGCCATCCTTGCGGGGGACTTCGACGCGGGGCTCAAGATCGCGCGGCAGCAGGTGCAGAACGGCGCCCAGCTCGTGGATGTGAACTTCGACGAGGGGATGCTCGACGGCGAGGCGGCGATGGTGCGCTTCCTCAACCTGCTGGCGGGCGAGCCGGATATTTCCCGCGTGCCGCTGATGCTCGATTCCTCCAGGTGGGAGATTCTGGAGGCGGGCCTGAAGCGCGTGCAGGGCAAGGCGGTCGTGAACTCCATCAGCCTCAAGGACGGCGAGGAGAAGTTTCTGGAACGGGCGCGGCTGCTCAGGCGTTATGGAGCGGCGGCGGTCGTCATGGCCTTCGACGAACAGGGGCAGGCGGACAATCTGGAGCGGCGCATCGAAATCTGCTCGCGCGCTTATAAATTGCTGACCGAACAGGCCGCCTTCCCCCCGCAGGACATCATCTTCGACCCGAACGTGCTGACGGTGGCGACGGGCATCGAGGAGCACGACCGCTACGCGCTGGACTTCATCGAGGCGACGCGCTGGATCAAACAGAATCTGCCGGGCGCGCTGGTGTCGGGCGGCATCTCCAACGTGTCCTTCGCCTTCCGGGGCAACAACCACGTGCGCGAGGCGATGCACGCCGTCTTCCTGTACCACGCAATCAAAGCGGGCCTCGACATGGGCATCGTGAACGCGGGGATGCTCGCCGTGTACGAGGACATCGAGCCGGAGTTGCGGGAGGCGGTGGAGGACGTGATCCTGGCCCGCAGGCCCGATGCCACCGAACGTCTGGTCCAGCTTGCCGAGAGCTACAAGGACGTGAAGCGGGAGGCGACCGCCCAGAGCGCGTGGCGGGAGCAGCCCGTCGCGGAACGCCTGAAGCACGCCCTCGTCGCCGGAATCACGGATTATGTGGTTGAAGACGCGGAGGAAGCCTACCAGCTCCTCGGCTCCCCCCTCGCCGTCATTGAGGGGCCACTGATGGACGGCATGAACGTGGTCGGCGACCTGTTCGGGGCCGGAAAGATGTTCCTGCCGCAGGTGGTCAAGTCGGCCCGCGTGATGAAACGCGCCGTCGCCCACCTCACCCCCTACCTGGAGGCGCAGCAGACCGGGCAGGGCGGGAAGGGCAAGGTCCTGCTCGCCACCGTGAAGGGCGACGTTCACGACATCGGCAAGAACATCGTGGGCGTGGTGCTCGCCTGCAACGGGTATCAGGTGACCGACCTCGGCGTGATGGTGCCGACCGAGAAGATTCTGGACACGGCGCGCGAGTTGGGCGCGGACGTGATCGGCCTCTCCGGTCTGATTACCCCCAGCCTCGACGAGATGGTGAACGTGGCGCGGGAGATGACCCGGCGAGGGCTGGACACACCGCTCCTGATCGGCGGCGCGACGACCAGCCGGGCGCACACGGCGGTCAAGATTGACCCGGCTTATGACGGCACGGTCGTCCACGTGGCGGACGCCAGCCGGGCCGTCGGGGTGGTGGGCGACCTCCTCTCCCAGCCCGACGCGGTGCGGGAGCGCGTGCGGAACGAGTATGAGGCTCTGCGGGAGCGGCACGGGGAGCGGAAGGTGCGCCTGATTTCCCTCCCGGAAGCCCGCGCCCGTGCCCCCCGCCTCTCCCCTGCCCGACCACCCGCCCCCCGTGAACCGGGTCGGCAGGTCATCGAGCAACCCATCGCCGAATTGCTGGACTACATAGACTGGACGCCTTTCTTCATCGCCTGGGAGATGAAGGGCATCTACCCCAACATCCTGACCGACCCCCTGCGCGGCGCTGAGGCCCGCAAGCTCTTTGACGACGCCCAGGCCCTCCTGCGCCGCATCGTGGACGAGGGGTTGCTGAGGGCACGCGGCGTGATCGGGCTGTGGCCCGCCCGTCGGGAGGGCGACGACATCGTGGTGGGGGCAGAGGACCACGCGGACCCCCTCAACCACCAGACGCACGAACTGGCCGCCGGGCGGGCGCACCTCTCCCCCATGGCCCGCCTCCACACCCTCCGCCAGCAGCGCGACCAGGCCACGCCGAACACCGCCCTCGCCGATTTCGTGGGCCTGAAGGGAGACCACATTGGCGCCTTCGCGGTCGCCATCCACGGGGCGGAGGAGTTGAGCCGCGAGTTCGAGCGGCAGCACGACGACTATGGCGCGATTCTGGTCAAGGCCGTGGCCGACCGCCTGGCCGAAGCCTTTGCCGAGAAGCTCCACCGCGACGTGCGGGTGCGGCACTGGGGCTACGCGGAAGGCGAGACGCTGGGGAACGAGGACCTCATCCGGGAGCGCTACGCGGGGATCCGCCCCGCGCCCGGCTACCCCGCCCAACCTGACCACACCGAGAAACGCACCCTCTTCGGGCTGCTGGGGGCTGAGGACATCGGCCTCTCGCTCACCGAGTCGTGCGCGATGTTCCCCGCCGCCGCCGTCTCGGGCCTGTACTTCGCGCACCCGGAGGCGCACTACTTCGCCGTGGGGCGCATCGGGCGCGACCAGGTCGAGGACTACGCGGGACGCAAGGGCTGGACGGTCGAGGAGGCCGAACGCTGGCTGGGGCCGATCCTCGCCTACGACCCGGGGAAGCTCCCGCCACCTCCCCCACAATCCACGGCCCACAGTTCACAACCCGCCGCCGGGGGCGGCCAGTGA
- a CDS encoding prephenate dehydratase has protein sequence MNGQPSVQADEQATGGHLTVAFQGNPGAYGEIAALHALGSAGVPHTGVTTRGYPTFHEVARAVEGGEADYGTLPVENSLMGAIHQSIDLLSETELHVIGEVVVRVSHCLMALPGVRIEDVRRVISQQPALDQCTGLIRQYGFQPVAGHDTAGSAKDLAARGARDEAVIASARAAELYGLDILAREIEDEPFNYTRFMLLSRHEPAPLDVPHKISLVFAVRHTPGFLVETLGELRGLNLSRIESRPRRDRAWSYLIYVDIEGHPQDPQVAQALAGVLRKASYAKIIGSYPRALETVG, from the coding sequence ATGAACGGGCAGCCGAGCGTGCAGGCGGACGAGCAGGCCACGGGGGGGCACCTCACGGTCGCCTTTCAGGGCAACCCGGGGGCCTACGGCGAGATCGCCGCGCTCCACGCCCTGGGCAGCGCGGGCGTGCCCCACACGGGCGTCACCACCCGGGGCTACCCCACCTTCCACGAGGTCGCCCGGGCGGTCGAGGGGGGCGAGGCCGACTACGGCACCCTCCCCGTCGAGAACAGCCTGATGGGCGCGATTCACCAGTCCATCGACCTGCTCAGCGAGACCGAGCTGCATGTGATCGGCGAGGTCGTGGTGCGCGTGAGCCACTGCCTGATGGCGTTGCCGGGCGTGAGGATCGAGGACGTGCGGCGGGTGATCTCCCAGCAGCCCGCGCTGGACCAGTGCACCGGCCTGATCCGCCAGTACGGCTTCCAGCCCGTCGCCGGGCACGACACGGCGGGCAGCGCCAAGGACCTCGCTGCTCGGGGCGCCCGCGACGAGGCCGTGATCGCCTCCGCCCGCGCCGCCGAGCTGTACGGCCTGGACATCCTGGCCCGCGAGATCGAGGACGAGCCTTTCAACTACACCCGCTTCATGCTCCTCTCGCGCCACGAACCCGCGCCCCTGGACGTGCCCCACAAGATCAGCCTCGTCTTCGCCGTGCGCCACACCCCCGGTTTCCTGGTCGAGACGCTCGGCGAGCTGCGCGGCCTGAACCTCTCGCGCATCGAGTCGCGCCCCCGCCGCGACCGCGCCTGGAGCTACCTGATCTACGTGGATATCGAGGGGCATCCCCAGGACCCCCAGGTGGCCCAAGCCCTCGCCGGAGTGCTGCGAAAGGCGAGCTACGCGAAGATCATCGGGAGCTACCCAAGGGCGCTGGAGACGGTGGGGTGA
- a CDS encoding phosphotransferase — protein MTAPLRTTLHAVLAHPDGQRVAAVGGALPCAVVTENTFVGCGLTDAFPALAPWLAPLRRLGFVRLPTDPDGTLVRESVWQLDPVTDVSGVEWVTPGALPEREQAWAEVALAPIPDLRPDFARPGWAAGALAWLDGELREQGLTRAGWPEPLKHWGISALWRVPLGERDPLYLKAVPTFFAREVPVTCLLSREIPGAAPPVLAADTGRNLLLLAHAGEVPGEAEDGTTLAAHLAWVQRASLPLLPELRALGLPDHGPEWVASLLPELLRDEHLMVGEEEGLTPDEAASLRALEPRVREACARLAASPLPRVAGHGDLHRWNAVQGGEGHWTLLDWSDASVTHPFLDADPAYLAPEGAGTDTLEAVETAYLSAWTDLLPLPELRALLGEARLVGEVYRALGYTHAINLHLEDRAGWRAAHIEHLRGLLLRAAEPALPLS, from the coding sequence ATGACCGCGCCGTTGCGAACGACCCTCCACGCCGTCCTCGCCCACCCGGACGGCCAGCGGGTCGCGGCGGTGGGGGGAGCGCTGCCCTGTGCCGTGGTCACGGAGAACACCTTCGTGGGCTGCGGCCTCACGGACGCCTTCCCGGCCCTGGCCCCCTGGCTGGCCCCGCTGCGGCGGCTCGGGTTCGTGCGGTTACCGACCGACCCGGACGGCACCCTGGTCCGCGAGTCCGTCTGGCAGCTCGACCCCGTCACGGACGTGAGCGGCGTGGAGTGGGTGACGCCGGGCGCTCTCCCGGAACGCGAGCAGGCCTGGGCCGAAGTCGCCCTCGCCCCCATCCCGGACCTGCGCCCGGACTTCGCGCGTCCCGGCTGGGCGGCGGGGGCACTGGCGTGGCTGGACGGGGAGTTGCGCGAGCAGGGCCTGACCCGTGCGGGCTGGCCCGAACCCCTCAAGCACTGGGGGATCAGTGCCCTGTGGCGGGTGCCGCTGGGGGAGAGGGACCCCCTCTACCTGAAGGCCGTCCCGACGTTCTTCGCCCGGGAGGTGCCCGTCACCTGCTTGCTGTCGCGCGAGATTCCGGGCGCGGCCCCGCCCGTCCTCGCCGCCGACACGGGGCGGAACCTGCTGCTCCTCGCCCACGCGGGGGAGGTGCCGGGCGAGGCCGAGGACGGCACGACCCTCGCCGCCCACCTCGCCTGGGTGCAGCGGGCGAGTCTTCCCCTGCTGCCCGAGTTGCGCGCCCTGGGGTTGCCCGACCACGGCCCGGAATGGGTCGCCTCCCTCCTCCCCGAACTGCTGCGGGACGAGCACCTCATGGTGGGCGAGGAGGAGGGCCTGACCCCGGACGAGGCGGCCAGCCTCCGGGCGCTGGAGCCGCGCGTGCGGGAAGCCTGCGCCCGGCTCGCCGCGTCCCCCCTGCCCCGGGTGGCCGGGCACGGCGACCTCCACCGCTGGAACGCCGTGCAAGGCGGGGAGGGGCACTGGACGCTCCTCGACTGGTCCGACGCGAGCGTGACCCATCCCTTCCTCGACGCGGACCCCGCCTACCTCGCGCCGGAGGGTGCGGGAACGGACACGCTGGAGGCGGTAGAGACGGCGTACCTGTCCGCCTGGACGGACCTCCTGCCCCTTCCCGAGTTGCGCGCGTTGCTGGGGGAAGCGCGGCTGGTGGGCGAGGTGTACCGGGCGCTGGGGTACACGCACGCGATCAACCTGCACCTGGAGGACCGGGCCGGGTGGCGGGCCGCACATATAGAACATCTGCGCGGCCTGCTCTTGCGCGCCGCCGAGCCCGCCTTGCCGCTATCCTGA